In one window of Aquamicrobium sp. DNA:
- the sufB gene encoding Fe-S cluster assembly protein SufB: MPAVQETIEQVRKIDVDQYKYGFETHIETDKAPKGLNEDIIRFISEKKSEPEWMLEWRLNAFRRWLTLEEPTWARVSYPKIDFQDIHYYAAPKNQSGPKSLDEVDPELLRVYEKLGIPLKEQEILAGVQKDAGDGETANDNVYASGRVAVDAVFDSVSVVTTFKEELAKAGVIFCSISEAIREHPELVKKYLGSVVPTTDNYYATLNSAVFTDGSFVFVPKGVRCPMELSTYFRINEKNTGQFERTLIIAEEGAYVSYLEGCTAPQRDENQLHAAVVELVALDDAEIKYSTVQNWYPGDAEGLGGIYNFVTKRGDCRGKNSKISWTQVETGSAITWKYPSCILRGDNSRGEFYSIAVSNGHQQIDSGTKMIHLGKNTSSRIISKGISAGKSQNTYRGQVSVHRRATGARNFTNCDSLLIGNDCGAHTVPYIEAKNSSAQIEHEATTSKISDDQKFYVMQRGIPEEEAIALIVNGFVKEVIQELPMEFAVEAQKLIGISLEGSVG; the protein is encoded by the coding sequence ATGCCTGCCGTGCAGGAAACGATCGAGCAGGTCCGCAAGATCGACGTGGACCAGTACAAATACGGTTTCGAGACCCATATCGAGACCGACAAGGCCCCGAAGGGGCTGAACGAAGACATCATCCGCTTCATCTCGGAGAAGAAGAGCGAGCCGGAATGGATGCTGGAATGGCGGCTCAACGCCTTCCGTCGCTGGCTGACGCTTGAGGAGCCGACCTGGGCGCGCGTGTCGTACCCGAAGATCGACTTCCAGGACATCCACTACTACGCCGCGCCGAAGAACCAGAGCGGCCCGAAGTCGCTCGACGAGGTCGATCCTGAGCTGCTGCGCGTCTACGAGAAGCTCGGCATCCCGCTCAAGGAGCAGGAAATCCTCGCCGGCGTGCAGAAGGATGCCGGCGACGGCGAGACGGCCAACGACAACGTCTACGCCTCCGGCCGCGTCGCGGTGGACGCGGTGTTCGATTCCGTCTCCGTCGTTACCACCTTCAAGGAAGAACTGGCCAAGGCCGGCGTCATCTTCTGCTCGATCTCGGAGGCGATCCGCGAGCATCCCGAGCTGGTGAAGAAGTATCTCGGCTCCGTCGTGCCGACGACCGACAACTACTACGCGACGCTGAACTCGGCGGTGTTCACCGACGGCTCGTTCGTGTTCGTGCCGAAGGGCGTGCGCTGCCCGATGGAGCTGTCGACCTATTTCCGCATCAATGAGAAGAACACCGGCCAGTTCGAGCGCACGCTGATCATCGCCGAGGAGGGGGCGTACGTCTCCTATCTCGAGGGCTGCACCGCTCCGCAGCGCGACGAGAACCAGCTTCACGCCGCCGTGGTCGAGCTCGTCGCGCTCGACGACGCCGAGATCAAGTATTCGACGGTGCAGAACTGGTATCCGGGCGACGCCGAGGGTCTCGGCGGCATCTACAACTTCGTCACCAAGCGCGGCGACTGCCGCGGCAAGAACTCGAAGATCTCGTGGACGCAGGTCGAGACCGGCTCGGCGATCACCTGGAAATATCCGTCCTGCATCCTGCGCGGCGACAATTCGCGTGGCGAGTTCTACTCGATCGCCGTGTCGAACGGCCACCAGCAGATCGACTCGGGCACCAAGATGATCCACCTCGGCAAGAACACGTCGAGCCGCATCATCTCCAAGGGCATCTCGGCCGGCAAGTCGCAGAACACCTATCGCGGGCAGGTCTCGGTCCACCGCCGGGCCACGGGCGCGCGCAACTTCACCAACTGCGACTCGCTGCTGATCGGCAACGACTGCGGCGCGCACACCGTGCCCTATATCGAGGCCAAGAACTCGTCGGCCCAGATCGAGCACGAGGCGACGACCTCGAAGATTTCCGACGACCAGAAGTTCTACGTCATGCAGCGCGGCATTCCCGAGGAGGAAGCCATCGCGCTGATCGTCAACGGCTTCGTCAAGGAAGTCATCCAGGAACTGCCGATGGAGTTCGCCGTCGAGGCGCAGAAGCTGATCGGCATCTCGCTCGAAGGCTCGGTCGGCTGA
- a CDS encoding cysteine desulfurase family protein, protein MTGKRAYLDHNASAPLLPEARAAVLAALEAGANASSVHADGREARRMVEQARRDVAALVGGKSEHVVFTSGATEAASTLLSPEWRLGRAPVRMARLIVCATDHPCFLSGGRFPPEAITVVGVDGDGVVDLGALEALLIGHDREEGLALVAIHAANNETGVIQPVREVARIAKAHGAVLVVDAVQAVGRIPIDISDGYGDFLILTSHKIGGPKGAGAFVGVTDLMMPAPLIRGGGQEKGHRPGTENVAAIAGFGAAARTALAGLGDMDAMRARRDAFEAVLLELAPDAAIHGSKSERLANTLFFSVPGVKAETAQIAFDLADVSLSAGSACSSGKVGASHVLKAMGVESDLGALRVSIGRETGEAELAAFRAALAKMMERRAARVNAA, encoded by the coding sequence ATGACCGGCAAGCGCGCCTATCTCGACCACAACGCCAGCGCCCCGCTTCTGCCTGAAGCGCGCGCGGCGGTGCTGGCCGCGCTGGAGGCGGGCGCCAACGCCTCGTCCGTCCATGCCGACGGCCGCGAGGCGCGCCGCATGGTGGAGCAGGCGCGGCGCGACGTCGCCGCCCTCGTCGGCGGCAAGTCCGAGCACGTGGTGTTCACCTCGGGCGCGACGGAAGCGGCCTCGACGCTCCTGTCGCCCGAATGGCGGCTCGGTCGCGCGCCGGTGCGGATGGCCCGGCTCATCGTCTGCGCCACCGATCATCCCTGCTTCCTCTCGGGCGGACGGTTCCCGCCGGAGGCGATCACGGTCGTCGGCGTCGACGGCGACGGCGTCGTCGATCTCGGCGCGCTGGAGGCGCTGCTCATCGGCCACGACCGCGAGGAGGGATTGGCGCTCGTCGCCATCCATGCCGCCAACAACGAGACCGGCGTGATCCAGCCGGTGCGCGAGGTCGCGCGGATCGCCAAGGCGCACGGCGCGGTTCTGGTGGTCGACGCGGTGCAGGCAGTTGGGCGTATTCCTATAGACATATCGGATGGATACGGCGATTTCCTCATCCTGACCTCGCACAAGATCGGTGGGCCGAAAGGCGCGGGCGCCTTCGTCGGCGTCACCGACCTGATGATGCCGGCGCCGCTGATTCGCGGCGGCGGGCAGGAAAAGGGCCATCGCCCCGGCACCGAGAACGTTGCCGCCATCGCGGGCTTCGGCGCGGCGGCGCGCACGGCGCTCGCCGGCCTCGGCGACATGGACGCGATGCGGGCGCGGCGCGACGCGTTCGAGGCGGTCCTGCTCGAGCTCGCGCCCGATGCCGCGATCCACGGGAGCAAATCTGAGCGCCTCGCCAACACGCTGTTCTTCTCCGTGCCGGGGGTGAAGGCCGAGACGGCGCAGATCGCCTTCGATCTCGCCGACGTTTCGCTGTCGGCCGGCTCCGCCTGCTCGTCGGGCAAGGTCGGCGCGAGCCACGTGCTGAAGGCGATGGGCGTCGAGAGCGATCTCGGCGCGCTGCGCGTCTCGATCGGGCGCGAGACGGGCGAGGCCGAGCTTGCCGCCTTCCGGGCGGCGCTGGCGAAGATGATGGAACGTAGGGCCGCGCGGGTGAACGCGGCCTGA
- a CDS encoding alpha/beta hydrolase — translation MPEVIFAGPAGRLEGRYQPSSQKNAPIAIVLHPHPQFGGTMNNKIVYDLFYMFQKRDFTTLRFNFRGIGRSQGEFDHGTGELSDAAAALDWVQSLHPDSKSCWVAGYSFGAWIGMQLLMRRPEIEGFISVAPQPNIYDFSFLAPCPSSGLIIHGDADKVAPAKDVQTLVDKLHTQKGITITQKTLPGANHFFSNDADLLIEECADYLDRRLAGELADPRPKRLR, via the coding sequence ATGCCCGAGGTAATTTTCGCAGGTCCGGCCGGCCGTCTCGAGGGCCGCTACCAGCCCTCCAGCCAGAAGAACGCTCCGATCGCGATCGTGCTGCACCCGCATCCGCAGTTCGGCGGCACGATGAACAACAAGATCGTCTACGACCTGTTCTACATGTTCCAGAAGCGTGACTTCACCACGCTGCGCTTCAATTTCCGCGGCATCGGCCGCAGCCAGGGCGAGTTCGACCACGGCACGGGCGAGCTCTCCGACGCGGCCGCCGCGCTCGACTGGGTGCAGTCGCTGCATCCCGATTCCAAGAGCTGCTGGGTCGCCGGCTATTCCTTCGGCGCGTGGATCGGCATGCAGCTGCTGATGCGCCGGCCCGAGATCGAGGGCTTCATCTCGGTCGCGCCGCAGCCCAACATCTACGACTTCTCGTTCCTCGCCCCTTGCCCGTCCTCCGGCCTCATCATCCATGGCGACGCCGACAAGGTCGCCCCGGCCAAGGACGTGCAGACGCTGGTCGACAAGCTGCACACGCAAAAGGGCATCACCATCACCCAGAAGACGCTGCCCGGCGCCAACCATTTCTTCTCCAACGACGCCGATCTCCTGATCGAGGAGTGCGCCGACTATCTCGACCGCCGGCTGGCGGGCGAACTGGCCGATCCGCGCCCCAAGCGCCTGAGATAG